A genome region from Pseudorca crassidens isolate mPseCra1 chromosome 20, mPseCra1.hap1, whole genome shotgun sequence includes the following:
- the AURKC gene encoding aurora kinase C isoform X1 translates to MKSGSAQPAAVAGQTMPSIPTVRRLTIDDFEIGRPLGKGKFGNVYLARLKESHFIVALKVLFKSQIEKEGLEHQLRREIEIQAHLQHPNILRLYNYFHDARRMYLILEYAPRGELYKELQKSHTLDEQRTATVMEELADALTYCHEKKVIHRDIKPENLLLGFRGEVKIADFGWSVHTPSLRRRTMCGTLDYLPPEMIEGRTYNEKVDLWCIGVLCYELLVGNPPFESPSHNETYRRILQVDVRFPPSMPLGAQDLISKLLRYQPSERLPLVQILEHPWVRAHSRRVLPPSAQMVS, encoded by the exons ATGAAGTCGGGCAGTGCGCAGCCCGCAG CTGTAGCAGGTCAAACGATGCCCAGCATCCCAACCGT GCGGCGCCTCACAATTGATGATTTTGAAATCGGGCGTCCTCTCGGCAAGGGAAAATTTGGGAATGTGTACCTGGCTCGGCTCAAGGAAAGCCATTTCATTGTGGCCCTGAAAGTCCTCTTCAAGTCCCAGATAGAGAAGGAAGGACTGGAACACCAGCTGCGCAGAGAAATTGAAATCCAGGCACATCTACA ACACCCCAATATCCTACGCCTGTACAACTACTTCCATGATGCACGCCGGATGTACCTGATTCTAGAATATGCTCCAAGGGGTGAGCTCTACAAGGAGCTGCAAAAGAGCCACACATTAGATGAACAGCGTACAGCCACG GTAATGGAGGAGTTGGCAGATGCTCTGACCTACTGCCATGAAAAGAAGGTGATTCATAGGGATATTAAGCCGGAGAACCTGCTGCTGGGGTTCAGGGGTGAGGTGAAGATTGCAGACTTTGGCTGGTCTGTGCACACCCCCTCTCTAAG GAGAAGGACAATGTGTGGGACACTGGACTACTTGCCCCCAGAAATGATTGAGGGGAGAACATACAATGAGAAGGTGGATCTATGGTGCATTGGAGTGCTCTGCTACGAGCTGCTGGTGGGAAATCCGCCCTTTGAGAGCCCCTCCCATAATGAGACCTACAGACGCATCCTCCAG GTAGATGTAAGGTTTCCCCCATCAATGCCTTTGGGGGCTCAGGACTTGATCTCCAAGCTTCTCAGATACCAGCCCTCGGAGCGGTTGCCCTTGGTCCAGATCTTGGAGCACCCATGGGTCCGGGCCCACTCTCGGAGGGTGCTTCCCCCATCTGCTCAAATGGTTTCCTGA
- the AURKC gene encoding aurora kinase C isoform X3, whose product MYLILEYAPRGELYKELQKSHTLDEQRTATVMEELADALTYCHEKKVIHRDIKPENLLLGFRGEVKIADFGWSVHTPSLRRRTMCGTLDYLPPEMIEGRTYNEKVDLWCIGVLCYELLVGNPPFESPSHNETYRRILQVDVRFPPSMPLGAQDLISKLLRYQPSERLPLVQILEHPWVRAHSRRVLPPSAQMVS is encoded by the exons ATGTACCTGATTCTAGAATATGCTCCAAGGGGTGAGCTCTACAAGGAGCTGCAAAAGAGCCACACATTAGATGAACAGCGTACAGCCACG GTAATGGAGGAGTTGGCAGATGCTCTGACCTACTGCCATGAAAAGAAGGTGATTCATAGGGATATTAAGCCGGAGAACCTGCTGCTGGGGTTCAGGGGTGAGGTGAAGATTGCAGACTTTGGCTGGTCTGTGCACACCCCCTCTCTAAG GAGAAGGACAATGTGTGGGACACTGGACTACTTGCCCCCAGAAATGATTGAGGGGAGAACATACAATGAGAAGGTGGATCTATGGTGCATTGGAGTGCTCTGCTACGAGCTGCTGGTGGGAAATCCGCCCTTTGAGAGCCCCTCCCATAATGAGACCTACAGACGCATCCTCCAG GTAGATGTAAGGTTTCCCCCATCAATGCCTTTGGGGGCTCAGGACTTGATCTCCAAGCTTCTCAGATACCAGCCCTCGGAGCGGTTGCCCTTGGTCCAGATCTTGGAGCACCCATGGGTCCGGGCCCACTCTCGGAGGGTGCTTCCCCCATCTGCTCAAATGGTTTCCTGA
- the AURKC gene encoding aurora kinase C isoform X2, whose translation MPSIPTVRRLTIDDFEIGRPLGKGKFGNVYLARLKESHFIVALKVLFKSQIEKEGLEHQLRREIEIQAHLQHPNILRLYNYFHDARRMYLILEYAPRGELYKELQKSHTLDEQRTATVMEELADALTYCHEKKVIHRDIKPENLLLGFRGEVKIADFGWSVHTPSLRRRTMCGTLDYLPPEMIEGRTYNEKVDLWCIGVLCYELLVGNPPFESPSHNETYRRILQVDVRFPPSMPLGAQDLISKLLRYQPSERLPLVQILEHPWVRAHSRRVLPPSAQMVS comes from the exons ATGCCCAGCATCCCAACCGT GCGGCGCCTCACAATTGATGATTTTGAAATCGGGCGTCCTCTCGGCAAGGGAAAATTTGGGAATGTGTACCTGGCTCGGCTCAAGGAAAGCCATTTCATTGTGGCCCTGAAAGTCCTCTTCAAGTCCCAGATAGAGAAGGAAGGACTGGAACACCAGCTGCGCAGAGAAATTGAAATCCAGGCACATCTACA ACACCCCAATATCCTACGCCTGTACAACTACTTCCATGATGCACGCCGGATGTACCTGATTCTAGAATATGCTCCAAGGGGTGAGCTCTACAAGGAGCTGCAAAAGAGCCACACATTAGATGAACAGCGTACAGCCACG GTAATGGAGGAGTTGGCAGATGCTCTGACCTACTGCCATGAAAAGAAGGTGATTCATAGGGATATTAAGCCGGAGAACCTGCTGCTGGGGTTCAGGGGTGAGGTGAAGATTGCAGACTTTGGCTGGTCTGTGCACACCCCCTCTCTAAG GAGAAGGACAATGTGTGGGACACTGGACTACTTGCCCCCAGAAATGATTGAGGGGAGAACATACAATGAGAAGGTGGATCTATGGTGCATTGGAGTGCTCTGCTACGAGCTGCTGGTGGGAAATCCGCCCTTTGAGAGCCCCTCCCATAATGAGACCTACAGACGCATCCTCCAG GTAGATGTAAGGTTTCCCCCATCAATGCCTTTGGGGGCTCAGGACTTGATCTCCAAGCTTCTCAGATACCAGCCCTCGGAGCGGTTGCCCTTGGTCCAGATCTTGGAGCACCCATGGGTCCGGGCCCACTCTCGGAGGGTGCTTCCCCCATCTGCTCAAATGGTTTCCTGA